DNA from Actinomycetota bacterium:
GGGTAGTGAAATATGGATTTCGTTTAACCCTGAGTTGGAAACAGACGAGACTTACCAGCGGTTTGTGGCAAACCCCCCAGAGGATTGCATCACCATGCGGGTGAACTGGAGTGACAACCCTTGGTTTCCCGAAACCCTGCGCTTGGAAAAGGATGCGCTAAAGCAAAGAGACGAGGAAGCCTACAACCAAGTCTGGGAAGGTTTGTGCCGCCAGACCGTGGACGGGGCAATCTTTGCCAAGGAAATGCAACAGGCCGAGAAGGATGGGCGCATCATCAAAGTGCCTTACGATGCAACCAAACCCGTTCATGCTGTGTTCGACCTGGGTTGGTCGGACAGCACCGCCATCTGGTTCTTGCAGTTTGTGGGGATGGAAACAAGGCTAATCCGCTACATTGAGGATAGCCAGAAAACCATCAGCTATTACCTTGCCACGATGCAAACCTATGGTTATGTGTACGATACCATTTGGTTGCCCCATGACGCTGAATCCAAGACCTTGGCAGCCGCTGGGCGGTCGATTGATGACATTGTGAGGGCGGCAGGGTACAAGACCACCATCCTGCCCAGAGTGCCGATTCTGGACTCTATCAATGCCGCAAGGACGATATTCCCGAACTGTTACTTTGACCGCGAACACACCGCAGATGGGTTGGCTTGTTTGCGTCATTACCGCTACGAGGTTGACCCAGACACGGGGCAATTCAGCCGAAACCCTCTGCATGACCATTATTCCCACGGGGCAGACGCATTCCGCTACATTGCCCTCATGATCAAAGAACCACCCAAACGCAAGAAACAAATGGTTGCTATGGCGGGAAGTTGGATGGGATAATTACCCAAAGGGGTTTATATGGCATACCAAGACGAAGATAACGCAAAAGACAAGATTTCAGAGGCGATCAAGTTCTGGCGCTTGGTCAATGATTCGGATTCCACAAACCGAGCCGAGGCGCTAAACGACATTAAGTTTGCTGCTGGTGACCAATGGCCCGTTGAGATTCAGAATAGCCGCAATTTAGAAAGCCGCCCTTGCCTGACGATCAATAAGATCGATGCGTACATCCGACAGGTTACCAACCAACAGCGTCAGCAGCGCCCACGCATCAAAGTTCACCCCGTCAACAACCTTGCCGACTATAAAATCGCCCAAGTTATTGAGGGCATCACCCGTCATATTGAGGTTAATTCCAGCGCAGACAGCGCTTATGACACCGCCTTTGACTACGCTGTCAGAATGGGCTGGGGCTACTGGCGCATAAATTACAAATATGTAAGGGAAGATTCTTTTGATCAAGAAATCTACATTGATGCGATTGACAACCCTTTTACTGTTTATTTTGACCCCAACAGCATCAGGCCAGATGGTTCGGATGCCGAGCGTTGTTTGATCACGACCATCTTGGACAAGAAGATTTTTAGGGAAATGTACCCAGGTGCAAACGATGGCGCTAACTTTCAGCAAAGAAGCACAGGGGATGACACCGCCGCCTGGGTGACCAAAGAGGATATTAGGATTGCTGAGTATTTTTGGATTGAGCGCGAAAGGGCCAAGCTGTATTTGCTGAGTGACGGCACTTCTTCATTTGGGGACAGTGCTGGATTCTTTGCGCGAGTTGAGGCCGCAGGTTTGACTGTGGTAGACGAGCGTGAATCCTTCCGCAAGGCCGTTAAATGGGCCAAGATGACCGCATTGGAAGTGCTTGAGGAAAAGACCTGGGCGGGGAAATATATCCCCGTTGTGCCTTGCTATGGGGCGCAAGTCATTGTGGATGACAAGCGCAAGAAATACGGGCTGGTACGGTTTGCAAAAGACCCCCAGCGGATGTACAACTTCTGGCGCACCAGCATGACCGAGAGCATTGCCCTTGCGCCTAAAGCCAAATGGGTGATGGCAGAGGGTCAAGATGAGGGTCATGAAAACGAATGGGCAATGGCTAACATCAAGTCAATGCCTGTGCTGAGATACAAGCAAAAAGACATTGAAGGCGTACCAGCGCCAGCGCCCCAGCGATTGCAACCCGAGCCGCCACCATCAGGGATTATGGAAGCAGCAGGGGCAATTTCTAACGATTTGCAGATGGTGCTAGGAGTTCTTGACCCTAACCAATTGCCAAGCGGGAATATCTCAGGCAAGGCATTGGCAGGGCAACAGAATCAGGTTGATCTGTCTAACTTCCACTTTTACGACAATTTGACCCGTTCCATTGCTCAAACTGGGCGCATCATTCTTGACCTGATTCCAAAGATTTACGACACACAACGGGTGATGCGGATTATTGGTTCGGATGGTCAGCCCGACATGACCACCATCAACGAGACCAACGAAATTGGCGAGGTTTTGAACGATGTAACCGTTGGTGAATACGATGTGGTGATGGACACAGGCCCAGGATTCCAGACCAAGCGCCAGCAAGCGGTTGAATCCATGATGCCATTGCTGACGGGCAATCAGGAATTGTTCAATATTGCAGGGGATTTGGTATTCAGAAACATGGATTTCCCAGGTGCAGATGTAATTGCTGACCGCCTTGCCGCTATGAACCCGATGGCAAACATTGACGAAAAATCCGATATACCGCCTGAGGCCCAGATGCGTTTGGCGCAGTCTGAGCAGATGATTCAGCAACTACAACAGCAGTTGCAAGCGGCTGGGTTGGAGATCAACAACAGGGCGCAAGTGGCCCAAATCAAAGAAGAAGGCGCAACCAAGCGCAAGCTGATGGAAGTGACCGCCAAGGCGCATAACACCGAAACAATGGCAGAGGTTCGGGTCAATGACCAAAACACCCGCAGCATTACCAGCCAGAACAAAACCGAAATTGATGCCTTGGTCAAAATCCTGCTGGCAAGAATGTCACCTGACCAATTGATGGGCGAGATTGAGCGATTGAACGCCGAACAGGGCCAATATGCTCAGTTTGCCGCCCAAGATATTAGCCAAGGTGCTAGTCCTTTTATTCAAGGAATGCCACAGTAATTGACATTGACATGATTTCGGGTAATATCGCCCCAAACCTTACCAGTTGGGTCAACTGGGTAAATTCTTGGAGTAATCCATGTCCGAAGTGCAAGAAGCACCAAAAGTTGCCGCTAGTGTGGTGACAAGTGAAAATTTAGCTGAGTTCAACGCCAAGAAGATGGGTTTAGCTGACAAAGCGCCTGTTGAGGCTGTGGTTGAGAAAACTCCCACAGAGCCGACAGAAACGCAAAGCCAGAGTGAGCCGCTTGGGGAAGATGAAGCGACAGCGACAGAGGAAAGAAAACGCAATCCAAAGTTGGAATTGAGGTTTGAAAAGATAACTAAGCAACGCGAAGAAGCAAGGCAAGAAG
Protein-coding regions in this window:
- a CDS encoding PBSX family phage terminase large subunit, with translation MARAEFPVKLEGLFRKSRYKVAYGGRGGAKSWGIARALLILGAKNPIRILCAREFMTSMRDSVHKLLCDQIESLGLLGFYEITQASIRGKNGTEFSFVGLKNNIANVKSYEGVSICWVEEAQTVSRLSWNVLIPTIRAEGSEIWISFNPELETDETYQRFVANPPEDCITMRVNWSDNPWFPETLRLEKDALKQRDEEAYNQVWEGLCRQTVDGAIFAKEMQQAEKDGRIIKVPYDATKPVHAVFDLGWSDSTAIWFLQFVGMETRLIRYIEDSQKTISYYLATMQTYGYVYDTIWLPHDAESKTLAAAGRSIDDIVRAAGYKTTILPRVPILDSINAARTIFPNCYFDREHTADGLACLRHYRYEVDPDTGQFSRNPLHDHYSHGADAFRYIALMIKEPPKRKKQMVAMAGSWMG